In Solanum pennellii chromosome 7, SPENNV200, the following are encoded in one genomic region:
- the LOC107025877 gene encoding uncharacterized protein LOC107025877: protein MKEEAISSSHDPQLPPKSSSPPPIPTPAASSVGASSPAVPTNAGGTDWFAQAQGSKAASLSRIGSQPMWTSVSNSAGGSALGSSQPSCRPWERGDLLRRLSTFQPTNWFGKPKASSSLACARRGWVNVDADTIECEACGANLRFVSSATWTSGEADIAGEEFAKKLDEGHKATCPWRGNSCAESLVQFPPTPPSALIGGYKDRCDGLLQFPSLPIVAASAIEHIKVSRSPEIDRLLAQSQAFGGMEPIFRLEIMSGTETNTEDVFLVYSRANKLISLCGWEPRWLPNVQDCEEHSAQSARSGYSIGPTKYHTSLQDFGHGENVLPSSKKKVHSKNEAVGPRSKGESRSPLLDCSLCGATVRIWDFLTVVRPACFAPNSNDIPETSKKMALTRGASAASGISGWVAADGVEKEQTEDLDEAATNEVGRSLSNIGVDLNLTMAGGLSSSQVNMDAKPEQFEDGHKRRYPVTGQPSSSEVGGQAASYESRGPSSRKRNLEEGGSTVDRPQLPLQPADSVEGTVIDRDGDEVNDGSQYSAGPSKRPCQSDAFGTHHTSYGKDSSGAGPSLSLGFEIGTSAPKDDTFGRRHEQLTGVPSTRDSTHVSSVIAMDTVHGTDDSMESVENLPGDFDDVHFPSTSMLRSADPVETSELNYSNQAQQSTCPAVVRSAGEMGVSSTNDEEVVNADTATANVRDGPSFGISGGSIGMGASHEAEIHGTDASVHRADSVAGEVEAVAEITENQGQTGEFAPDPGLMGDYVPEEVDRGDPNGDSQDLTSRSVGRADSGSKVVGSAKAESIESGEKNCHVQPMLPNSPHPSLSCNAVVCSAHEASKEEVTQNNAAATDDCGFVESDYMLANGTGPPIGESNYEEAVEFDPIKHHNFFCPWVNGNVAAAGCSNSGSSSSNSGAIALCGWQLTLDALDSFQSLGHIPVQTVESESAASLYKDDHRAPGRKLLARHSFSKHHGHN from the exons ATGAAGGAAGAAGCTATAAGCTCTTCCCATGATCCTCAATTGCCGCCCAAATCATCGTCTCCTCCCCCTATCCCTACACCTGCTGCTAG TTCCGTAGGGGCATCATCTCCTGCAGTTCCAACAAATGCTGGGGGCACAGATTGGTTTGCACAAGCACAGGGTTCAAAAGCAGCTTCACTTTCCCGTATTGGTTCACAGCCCATGTGGACTTCAGTTAGCAATAGTGCTGGTGGTTCTGCACTAGGATCATCACAACCTTCATGTAGACCATGGGAAAGGGGTGATCTATTGAGGCGTCTGTCCACTTTCCAACCCACAAACTGGTTTGGGAAGCCTAAG GCTTCAAGCTCACTGGCTTGTGCTAGAAGAGGCTGGGTGAATGTGGATGCTGATACGATTGAGTGTGAAGCTTGTGGTGCTAATCTGAGATTCGTTTCTTCTGCAACATGGACCTCTGGTGAAG CTGATATCGCGGGGGAAGAATTTGCAAAGAAACTTGATGAAGGGCACAAGGCCACTTGTCCTTGGCGAGGAAACAGCTGTGCAGAAAGCTTGGTCCAGTTCCCTCCTACACCACCATCAGCCTTAATTGGTGGTTATAAGGATCGATGTGATGGATTGCTTCAGTTTCCTTCACTTCCAATAGTGGCTGCATCTGCAATTGAGCACATCAAAGTCTCTCGAAGTCCAGAAATTGATCGCCTTCTAGCTCAGTCACAGGCTTTTGGTGGGATGGAACCTATCTTTAGGTTAGAGATTATGTCAGGAACTGAAACCAACACAGAAGATGTCTTCCTTGTATACTCTCGT GCTAATAAGTTGATAAGCCTATGCGGATGGGAGCCAAGATGGCTTCCAAATGTCCAAGACTGCGAAGAACATTCTGCTCAATCAGCTAGGAGTGGATACTCCATTGGTCCCACAAAATATCACACTTCTCTGCAAGATTTTGGCCATGGAGAAAATGTATTGCCttcttcaaagaaaaaagttcatagTAAGAACGAAGCTGTGGGTCCCAGGTCTAAAGGTGAATCTAGGTCGCCTTTATTGGATTGTAGTTTGTGTGGAGCCACCGTGAGAATTTGGGACTTCCTCACTGTTGTCCGTCCTGCTTGCTTTGCTCCAAATAGCAATGATATCCCTGAAACAAGCAAGAAAATGGCATTGACACGTGGAGCAAGTGCTGCTAGTGGAATCAGTGGGTGGGTTGCTGCTGATGGTGTGGAAAAGGAACAGACAGAGGACCTTGATGAGGCTGCAACAAATGAAGTGGGAAGGTCTTTGTCAAATATAGGAGTAGATCTGAATCTCACAATGGCTGGTGGATTATCCTCTTCACAGGTGAACATGGATGCAAAGCCTGAACAATTCGAAGATGGACATAAACGAAGATATCCAGTTACTGGGCAGCCTTCAAGCAGTGAAGTTGGTGGTCAAGCAGCTTCATATGAATCTCGAGGCCCTAGTTCCCGCAAACGAAACTTAGAGGAAGGTGGAAGCACGGTTGACAGGCCACAATTGCCTCTACAACCGGCTGATAGTGTTGAAGGCACTGTGATAGACCGTGACGGAGATGAAGTAAATGATGGTAGTCAGTACTCAGCTGGTCCATCAAAGCGCCCATGTCAGTCTGATGCCTTCGGGACCCACCATACTTCATATGGCAAGGATTCATCAGGTGCTGGTCCTAGCCTGTCACTTGGTTTTGAGATTGGTACAAGTGCTCCCAAAGATGATACCTTTGGCCGAAGACACGAACAGCTAACTGGTGTGCCCTCTACTCGAGACTCAACACATGTTTCATCTGTTATTGCAATGGACACAGTTCACGGTACAGATGATTCAATGGAAAGTGTTGAGAATCTTCCCGGAGACTTTGATGATGTTCATTTCCCTTCTACATCTATGTTAAGAAGTGCAGACCCAGTGGAAACTTCAGAATTGAACTACAGTAACCAAGCACAACAAAGTACTTGTCCGGCTGTGGTCAGGAGTGCTGGTGAAATGGGTGTAAGTAGCACAAATGATGAAGAAGTCGTGAATGCTGATACTGCCACTGCCAATGTGAGGGATGGCCCTAGCTTTGGAATCAGTGGAGGAAGTATTGGAATGGGTGCTAGTCATGAAGCTGAAATCCATGGGACAGATGCTTCAGTGCATAGAGCAGATAGCGTCGCTGGTGAGGTAGAAGCGGTTGCTGAAATTACTGAAAATCAGGGGCAAACAGGTGAATTTGCTCCAGATCCAGGACTTATGGGTGACTATGTCCCTGAAGAGGTGGACCGTGGAGATCCTAATGGTGATAGTCAAGATCTGACGTCTCGTTCAGTGGGAAGGGCTGATAGTGGCTCAAAAGTTGTTGGCTCTGCCAAAGCAGAATCCATTGAAAGTGGTGAAAAGAATTGTCACGTGCAACCTATGCTCCCAAATAGTCCACACCCTTCTCTTTCTTGCAATGCTGTTGTATGTTCCGCCCATGAAGCATCCAAAGAAGAAGTTACTCAAAATAATGCAGCAGCTACTGATGATTGTGGATTCGTTGAGTCAGACTATATGCTAGCAAATGGAACAG GGCCTCCTATTGGAGAAAGCAACTACGAAGAAGCTGTTGAATTTGATCCAATTAAGCATCATAATTTTTTCTGTCCTTGGGTTAATGGAAATGTTGCTGCTGCTGGCTGCAGTAATAGTGGCAGTTCCTCTTCCAACTCTGGTGCTATTGCTCTCTGTGGTTGGCAGCTAACATTAGATGCTTTGGATTCTTTCCAGTCACTTGGACATATTCCAGTCCAAACTGTTGAATCTGAATCAGCTGCATCTCTGTACAAG GATGATCATCGTGCACCAGGTAGGAAGCTCTTGGCGCGCCACTCTTTTAGCAAACATCATGGACACAACTGA
- the LOC107024124 gene encoding CASP-like protein 2A1 codes for MKSSSTNMAGSSPLQKRELEDDNESSSSMRTAETMLRLLPMGLCVVALVIMLKNQQTNDYGSITYSDLGTFRYLVHANGICAGYSLLSAIVAVVPRPITMSRAWTFFLLDQLLTYAILAAGAVSTEVMYLAYKGDPEVSWSESCGSFRGFCHKATASVSITFIVSLCYAGLSLLSSYRLFSKYDAPPVGSYNNKGGIEIANY; via the exons atgaaaagtagtagTACAAATATGGCTGGAAGTAGTCCACTACAAAAGAGAGAATTAGAAGATGACAATGAAAGTAGTAGCAGTATGAGAACAGCTGAGACCATGCTGCGTTTGTTGCCTATGGGGCTTTGTGTTGTGGCTCTTGTTATTATGCTCAAAAATCAACAAACTAATGATTATGGTTCCATTACTTACTCTGATCTTGGAACCTTTAG GTATTTAGTACATGCAAATGGAATTTGTGCAGGTTATTCACTTTTATCAGCAATTGTAGCAGTCGTACCTCGTCCCATAACGATGTCTAGAGCCTGGACTTTCTTCCTCCTTGATCAG TTATTGACATATGCAATACTGGCTGCTGGAGCTGTATCGACGGAGGTGATGTATTTAGCATATAAAGGAGATCCAGAAGTTTCATGGAGTGAATCATGTGGTTCATTTCGAGGTTTTTGCCACAAAGCTACAGCATCTGTGTCCATTACTTTTATAGTAAGCCTTTGTTATGCAGGGCTTTCGTTGCTTTCGTCTTATCGGCTTTTTAGCAAGTATGATGCACCACCAGTTGGATCGTACAACAACAAAGGGGGAATTGAGATTGCTAACTATTGA
- the LOC107025960 gene encoding transmembrane 9 superfamily member 12: MASPLISTRRYWAVFIYVVLVSHASNGFYLPGSYMHTYSPNEEILVKVNSLTSIETELPFSYYSLPYCKPPGGVKKSAENLGELLMGDQIDNSPYRFRMNVNESIYLCTTPPLNEHEVKLLKQRTRDLYQVNMILDNLPALRYANQNGLKIQWTGFPVGYSPQNSNDDYIINHLKFRVLIHEYEGAGIQIIGTGEEGMGVISETDKSKTSGFEIVGFEVVPCSVKYEPEKMTKLHMYDNTSSISCPLELDRSQIIREQERVSFTYEVEFVKSDTRWPSRWDAYLKMDGARVHWFSILNSLMVIFFLAGIVFVIFLRTVRRDLTKYEELDKEAQAQMNEELSGWKLVVGDVFREPNHSKLLCVMIGDGVQITGMAVVTIVFAAFGFMSPASRGMLLTGMILLYLFLGIAAGYVSVRAWRTIKGTSEGWRSVAWSTACFFPGIVFVILTVLNFILWGSKSTGALPISLYFILISLWFCISVPLTLVGGYLGTRAEPIQYPVRTNQIPREIPARKYPSWLLVLGAGTLPFGTLFIELFFILSSIWLGRFYYVFGFLLIVLLLLVTVCAEVSVVLTYMHLCVEDWMWWWKAFYASGSVSLYVFLYSINYLVFDLQSLSGPVSAILYLGYSLIMAVAIMLSTGTIGFLTSFYFVHYLFASVKID, encoded by the coding sequence ATGGCTTCCCCATTGATCTCAACAAGGAGATATTGGGCTGTTTTCATTTATGTTGTTCTGGTTTCTCATGCCAGCAATGGTTTTTATCTTCCTGGAAGCTACATGCATACATATTCACCAAATGAAGAAATCTTAGTCAAAGTGAATTCATTGACTTCGATTGAAACTGAACTTCCATTCAGCTACTATAGTCTTCCTTACTGCAAGCCTCCAGGCGGAGTCAAGAAAAGTGCTGAGAATCTAGGAGAGTTGCTCATGGGAGATCAGATTGACAACTCCCCCTACAGATTTAGGATGAATGTCAATGAGTCTATTTACCTATGTACTACTCCGCCCCTAAATGAGCATGAGGTAAAGCTGTTGAAGCAGAGGACCCGTGATCTATATCAGGTTAACATGATTTTGGATAATTTACCTGCTTTGAGATATGCCAACCAAAATGGGCTCAAAATTCAGTGGACTGGGTTTCCAGTTGGCTACTCACCACAAAATAGTAACGATGATTACATAATCAACCACCTTAAATTCAGGGTTTTAATTCATGAGTATGAGGGTGCTGGAATTCAGATAATTGGTACAGGTGAAGAAGGCATGGGTGTCATTTCAGAGACTGATAAGAGTAAAACATCTGGTTTTGAGATCGTTGGTTTTGAGGTGGTTCCATGCAGTGTCAAGTATGAGCCAGAAAAGATGACAAAACTCCATATGTATGACAACACTTCGTCAATAAGTTGTCCACTGGAGCTTGACAGGTCTCAAATAATAAGAGAGCAAGAAAGAGTGTCTTTCACTTATGAGGTTGAATTCGTTAAAAGTGACACTAGATGGCCATCTCGATGGGATGCTTATTTGAAAATGGATGGTGCCCGAGTCCATTGGTTTTCAATTCTCAACTCTTTGATGGTAATATTTTTCTTGGCTGGTATTGTTTTTGTTATCTTTTTGAGAACAGTTAGAAGGGATTTGACCAAGTATGAGGAACTGGATAAAGAGGCTCAGGCACAGATGAATGAGGAGCTTTCTGGTTGGAAGCTTGTGGTGGGAGATGTTTTCAGAGAGCCAAATCACTCGAAGTTACTGTGTGTGATGATTGGAGATGGGGTTCAAATTACTGGAATGGCAGTTGTCACTATTGTTTTTGCAGCATTTGGTTTCATGTCACCAGCTTCACGAGGCATGCTGCTAACAGGCATGATATTGCTTTATCTTTTTCTGGGAATTGCTGCTGGTTACGTTAGTGTGCGTGCTTGGAGAACAATAAAGGGTACTTCGGAAGGTTGGAGATCGGTTGCATGGTCAACTGCATGCTTCTTTCCTGGGATTGTCTTTGTCATCCTCACTGTGCTGAATTTCATCCTTTGGGGAAGCAAGAGCACTGGCGCACTCCCCATctcattatatttcattctcataTCGCTTTGGTTCTGTATTTCAGTGCCTCTCACCCTCGTGGGAGGATATTTGGGCACTCGAGCTGAGCCTATTCAATATCCAGTGCGGACTAACCAGATTCCTAGGGAGATCCCTGCACGCAAGTATCCCTCTTGGCTTCTTGTTCTTGGTGCTGGAACTCTGCCATTTGGAACCCTCTTTATTGAACTCTTCTTCATCCTCTCTAGTATTTGGCTTGGACGATTCTACTACGTTTTCGGTTTTCTGCTGATAGTCCTCCTCCTGTTGGTTACTGTTTGTGCTGAAGTTTCAGTTGTGCTCACTTATATGCACCTTTGTGTGGAGGATTGGATGTGGTGGTGGAAAGCATTCTATGCATCAGGTTCTGTTTCTCTATATGTGTTCCTCTACTCCATCAACTACTTGGTTTTTGACCTTCAGAGCTTAAGTGGCCCAGTATCAGCTATACTTTACCTTGGCTACTCTTTGATAATGGCAGTAGCGATCATGCTTTCAACTGGCACGATTGGCTTCCTCACATCATTTTACTTTGTGCATTATCTTTTTGCATCAGTGAAGATTGACTGA